GCTGATGGATCAGGTAATGGCTGTTCGGCAGCCCGATCCGGCGGTCCTTGGGCGCCGCCAGGAGCACCAGAGCCCCGGCGCTGGCAACCAGACCCATCCCGATGGTATACACTGGGGCGTTTATGAATCGAATCATATCAAAAATGGCATACCCCGCATCGGCATCGCCCCCGGGACTATCGATGAAGAGCCGGATCGGCTCATCACCGTCCGCCTCAAGGAGCAGTAAGCTGCGGATAACCCGTTCTGCCAGGTCTTTATTTATCTCGCCGGACAGCAGAATGGAGCGGGTTTTCATCATCTTCAGCATCAAATTGCCATC
The nucleotide sequence above comes from Spirochaeta lutea. Encoded proteins:
- a CDS encoding ATP-dependent Clp protease proteolytic subunit, whose product is MRLEEEQKEDQKKDEQGADGNLMLKMMKTRSILLSGEINKDLAERVIRSLLLLEADGDEPIRLFIDSPGGDADAGYAIFDMIRFINAPVYTIGMGLVASAGALVLLAAPKDRRIGLPNSHYLIHQPLSGIRGVATEIEIHAKEIEKLKVKINQLISEETGKDLSQVEKDTDRDFWMSAPEALDYGLLSKVVTNRKEF